The DNA sequence TTATCTGCAGCGTCACATGTTTTTGTGTACATTTGTTTCTTTTCAAATGCTTCAATTTTTACTTGTCCGATGTAACATCTACTTCCTTTGACAGTGGCATACCAATTTGATCAACCTTTCTACTCCGACGGTTTACAAGCAATGCGTAGGAAGTTTCCCAATGCATAGGAAGTTTCCCCTCTTCACTTAAATCTTTCATACCAGAAGATGTTCTGTGATCCTTGGAAAATTTGTCCATTGCATCCATCACAACGGGGTAACTTTTATCATGGGATTCTGGGAAAAATCCTGAATAAACCATCTCCTTAAAAATCTCAAATGCAGAGGCCAAGTCCATATCAGACAGAAAAGCACTGAGCAATGCAATATAAATGAACGAGTCGGGCTTCATTTCTTTCTGTTCCATCTCACGTAAATATTGTAGTGCAGCAGATGGCCTATTGCACATGCAAAGACCATAAATAAGTGCCATAAAAGCAACTCGATTAGGAGAACAACCTTTTTTTTCCATCTCATTCCAAACCAAGAGTGCATCATCAGGCCTTCGTTCTCTGCAAAATCCATCCACCAAAGTTGAGTAAGTGACGACATTGGGCTCCCTGTCTTCTTCAGACATTCTCGACAGAAGAGACATCGCCCTATCAACAGAACCACTTTTGCACCAACTATCTATAAGCAGATTGTAACTCAGAACTGAGGGACAGAGACCCTTCACTACAATCTCATCCAACAATTTTTCAGCTTCTGCAGCTCTGTTGACCTTGCAGAGCCCTctgataattatgttaaaagCAACCACATCAGGACAATGGCCACGAGAGCACAAATCCCTGAGCAAGTTCAATGCTCGGTCCACTTCTTGAATCTTGATCAAACCCCCCATTGCTGCAGAATAGGAAACTATATCAGGAAGGAAACCTAGCTGGACCATGCTGTCGAGAAAATCGCATGCTTCTACAGCCCTGCCATGATCACACAGTTCTTTCACAAGAAGTGTGGAATTTTTTATCCACGGTTCATGCCCACAAGCACGCATCACTTTCAACATATCGATCGCTCCTAAGACATCCTTTCTTTTACACAGGCATCCATAAATTGAGTTGTGAGTGAAATGAGTTGGTTCAATTTCTGATTCCTTCATCTCTCTCAACAGCTCACGGCTCTCCTCCAATCTATTAGAATCGCAGAGACCATTGATCAGATTGTTGTAAATCAAAACGCTTGGCCTACCAACAAATTGTTTAAGGTCATTGAAAAGACTTAGAGCGAGGTCCAACTGACCATTTGTGAGTAAGCCATCAATGACGATGCTAAAGGAAGCAGCATTTGGGAAAACCAATCTCTTGTCCTTGAAGAAATCATCCATCTGGACATCACTGGATTTGCTCTGAATCATCATCTGAAGAAGGCGGCAGGCTTCATCCATCATTCCATCGTTAACAtaacaagtcaaaacagcatTGTAAATCAAAACGAGAGTTTTCTCCTCTTTATCTTCCGGAACCTCTTCCAGCAACTTGGCAATCACACTTCTGTCTGGAAAAGCCGATATCAATTTCGTAAAGATTCCAACATCTGGGGCAACCCCAAACTGCTTCAACTCCGAAAGCAAGCTCAGAGCTCTCTGAGCATCATTACTCTTACACAGTCCTCCAATGAGAACATCAAACAACGAAACAGGAGGAGTGAAGCCAACCCGACACATTTTCTCAAACAACTGAAGGGCCCTATCAACCCGATCCTCCTTGACAAACCCATGAATCAAAACACAGAAAGTCTTCTCATTTAGCCTCACCCCCTCTCCCTCCATCCTCTCCACCAACTCAAACGCTTTATCCACATCCCCCACTTGGAAAACGACAATGCCAGCATAGAGCAAACACGCGCATCAACCCAACCCTTTTCCTTCATCCCATCATAAACCCTCAGAGCCTGATCAAACCTGCGAGCTTTGCAATAAGCTTGCACGACAGGCGTCAGCGTGAACTTATCAAACTCCCACCCAAACCCCTTCATCTCCTCCAACCTGGCCTCCACCAAATCAACCTCCCCGGACTTGGACAGAGCCTCCAACAGACAGTTGTAGCAGTAATCATTCGGAACGCAAAGACCCTTCACCCGCATTTCATCGAACAGGTGGTGGGCCTCCTGCGCGAGGCCCACTTCGCCCAAACAGCGAATGAGAAAGCCCAACGCGCCGGGTGTGAAGGAACAAGGAGCGGACTCAACGAGGTCTTTAACGATTGTTTTGAGATGGGTGGTTTGGCGGGAGCGGGAGAAGATAGATGCGATGGTATTGTAGGTGTAACAACTATGGCGGTAGCCATGCTGGTGCTGATCGGAGGCCCattggaagaaggagaaggcgAGTTTCCAAGTGGGGAGGCGCGTGAGGACGGACTCGACAAGGGGAGGCGTGAGGATGGGAGCGAAGCGGTTGAGTTCCGGCGCGGCGGCGTTGGGCTGTTGGGTGAAGACGGCGACGAGGTTGTCGACCACAGAAGAATCATAATGAAGATTGTTATGGGGTGATGTGGAATATGAGAATTTGGCGATTACAGAGAAAATTGAAGAGAGTTTGAGTTTCTGGGTGGTGGCGAGAGCCATTAACACACTTTCGCACGAACTACTCTTCAGGTTTTCAACATTTATAAGCTTTTATCACTGATGTAAACATTTTAGCtatcattttcattattgtCGTTATAGTTTGGGGTAATGCAACTTTACACTAACTTTATCatgaaatgaaattttgaaattgaaaaattaaaccaaatagTAATTTTTGAAACCAAAATTGACTCTcgattataaataagaaaaacttAACTAAATTTGGGAATAATGAGTTTTAACTAGTGTTtggatttttaaattcatttaattagGCTCACTTTTAAATCCGGTTCAATTTGACATTTACATTACATTCCACTTAAATACGAGggatttcattttcaatttagatattttaaaataaaaatcctaaactctaaaccctaaaattttatttttatcttcacctttatatgtaattatataattacttctaattttacaaacattagtaaaataaagttaacaagttaaaagtatttttttttaattataaaatataaattagtatttatgtttaaaaaatatttgaaatgtttctta is a window from the Vigna unguiculata cultivar IT97K-499-35 chromosome 7, ASM411807v1, whole genome shotgun sequence genome containing:
- the LOC114189754 gene encoding LOW QUALITY PROTEIN: putative pentatricopeptide repeat-containing protein At5g08310, mitochondrial (The sequence of the model RefSeq protein was modified relative to this genomic sequence to represent the inferred CDS: inserted 1 base in 1 codon); this translates as MALATTQKLKLSSIFSVIAKFSYSTSPHNNLHYDSSVVDNLVAVFTQQPNAAAPELNRFAPILTPPLVESVLTRLPTWKLAFSFFQWASDQHQHGYRHSCYTYNTIASIFSRSRQTTHLKTIVKDLVESAPCSFTPGALGFLIRCLGEVGLAQEAHHLFDEMRVKGLCVPNDYCYNCLLEALSKSGEVDLVEARLEEMKGFGWEFDKFTLTPVVQAYCKARRFDQALRVYDGMKEKGWVDARVCSMLALSFSKXGDVDKAFELVERMEGEGVRLNEKTFCVLIHGFVKEDRVDRALQLFEKMCRVGFTPPVSLFDVLIGGLCKSNDAQRALSLLSELKQFGVAPDVGIFTKLISAFPDRSVIAKLLEEVPEDKEEKTLVLIYNAVLTCYVNDGMMDEACRLLQMMIQSKSSDVQMDDFFKDKRLVFPNAASFSIVIDGLLTNGQLDLALSLFNDLKQFVGRPSVLIYNNLINGLCDSNRLEESRELLREMKESEIEPTHFTHNSIYGCLCKRKDVLGAIDMLKVMRACGHEPWIKNSTLLVKELCDHGRAVEACDFLDSMVQLGFLPDIVSYSAAMGGLIKIQEVDRALNLLRDLCSRGHCPDVVAFNIIIRGLCKVNRAAEAEKLLDEIVVKGLCPSVLSYNLLIDSWCKSGSVDRAMSLLSRMSEEDREPNVVTYSTLVDGFCRERRPDDALLVWNEMEKKGCSPNRVAFMALIYGLCMCNRPSAALQYLREMEQKEMKPDSFIYIALLSAFLSDMDLASAFEIFKEMVYSGFFPESHDKSYPVVMDAMDKFSKDHRTSSGMKDLSEEGKLPMHWETSYALLVNRRSRKVDQIGMPLSKEVDVTSDK